Sequence from the candidate division KSB1 bacterium genome:
AATGTTGTCGGGATACTTTTTCACGCTGTCTTCGAACAACTGCACCAAGGTTCTCTCGCTCACGATTGCTCTCCTTCTGTTGACAGAATGCACGTTCCGTTCGTCGTCGGCAAGCGGCGGCGCAGGACTTTTTTTTTCGGTTAATTTTTTGTAAGTTGCGCGGGCAATCTAACGGAAAAACAGGCTTATGTCAAGATTTTTCTCCGCTGTTGACCAGCAATGAGCCGCTATTCTCAAGAGATCATCGATCGGGTACGCGCCGCCAATGACATCCTCGAAGTTATTTCGGGCTATCTGAATCTGCGCCGAAAAGGACAAAACTATTTCGGCTTGTGCCCTTTTCATCACGAAAAGACGCCTTCGTTCAGCGTCAACGAAGAGATGCAGATCTTTCACTGCTTCGGCTGCGGCGCCGGCGGAAACGTCTTTACCTTTATTATGCGTATCGAAGGGCTCACCTTTATTGAGGCGGTTCGCTATTTGGCGCGCCGCGCCGGCATTGCGTTGCCGGAGGACCAGGAAGACCTGCAGGACGTACGCATCAAAGAGGCGCTTTATTTCGCTAATCGCATGGCGGCTGAATACTATGCGCAGATGCTGCGCTCGCCTCAGGCTGAAGAGGCCCGCGCTTACCTCGCCGGTCGCGGCATTTCCGAAGACGAGTATGATCTTTTCGGCCTCGGCTACGCACCCAATGAATGGGACGGTCTGCTGCGCCGAGCCGCTGAAAAGTCAATCGACGCGGATTTGCTTGCAAAGGCAGGACTGGCGATCAAAAAGGAGAACGGCGGCTATTATGACCGCTTTCGCGGGCGGATCACCTTTGCGATCAAAGACCTGACCGGCCAGGTTGTGGCTTTTGGGGCGCGGAGACTTTATGAGGACGGTTCGCCGAAATACATTAATTCGCCGGAAACGGAAATCTACCAAAAGCGCTACATCCTTTACGGCCTTTACGACAGCCGCGAAGCGATCCGCAAGGCGGATCAGGTCATCATCGTCGAGGGGTATACCGACTGGATGAGCCTCCATCGCGTCGGCATCCGCAATATCGTCGCCACCTCGGGAACGGCCCTCACCGAAGACCATGCCGCCGTTCTGCGCCGCTATACCTCGAACGCGGTGCTCTTTTTCGACTCGGATTCGGCAGGAGCGGCGGCTTCGCTGCGCGGGGCCGACATATTGCTCGAAAACGGCCTGGAAGTCAAAATCTGTTCCGCGCCCGAAGGTAAAGATCCCGACGAATTTGCCAGACGCGCCGGTGCTGAGGAGGTAAAGCGTGTAACGGCCGCAGCCGTGCCGCTGATCGACTTTAAATTGAAGCGCTTCGAGGCGCTCGGCAGAGGAGCTTCCGCCAATCGGCGCGCGGAATTGACGCGTGAATTGCTCGCCTCGGTGGCCAAAATGAGCGATCCGATCCGCCGCTCGTTTTTAGTGCGGGATTTTGCCGAACGTCTGCATGTTGATGAAGCATTTTTATGGAGCGAATTGACCAAGCTTCAGCAGCAACATCGCGCGGCTGCACGCGCCGAGAAGCAGGAGCCGGTGTCGGAACCCGCGGTCCGCACCCGTCGTCAGGCAGCGGAGATTGCCCTGCTGGAAGTCTCTCTGCGCCACCCTGAGGTTATCAGCCCGATCATGAAAAATCTCAACCTCGATGATATTGCCGATGAAGAAATTCGCAGGATCTTTGAACGATTCAAAGAAGAACCTGTCGATCCGGATCAGTTTCGGCCGCAGGACTATGTCACCGCCGTCGGCGATGCCTATCTTGCCGAGCGCCTTTCCGGTCTGCTGCATGCGGACGATCCCTTTCCCAAGTTCCGGCAATACGCGCGCCAGTGTTTAATCAATCTGCACTTGGAACTGATCGATGAAAAGATTCGTCAAATCAAGGAACTCATGAAGGAAGAAACGGCCGAACAAAAGACGGAACTGCTCGATCAACTGCGTTATCATCTGCAGGAGCGGGAAAAAATGCGGCGCGGCGAACACCTCATCTGGCCGCTAATCCAAGAATCTCTATGAAAAAATCCCAACGAATTCTCTCGCGCCGACTCGAAAGACACCTTAAAATCATCGTCGAACACCTCAAGGCGCCGGCAATCATCCTGACGCCCGCGCTCAAGCTCACGGGACTCTATGAGCGCGGTTTTCGCAACGCTTCCCGATTGCGGCGATGCGAGTTTTCGCTGTCCTTTACTGCACTGCCGCCGGCGTTCGACGGCTATCGTCTGCTGATTCTCAGCGATCTGCATATCGACACCCCTCTGCCGCTTGCCGAACAAATCCGCTCGTTGACTCGAGATGTTCCTTTCGATCTCGCGCTGTTTTTGGGTGATTTTCGGCATAAAATTTCCGGAGCCCATCGGTCGGCCGCTGAGAAAACGAAGCAACTGTTAGCCGATCTAAGCCCCAGGGACGGCATTTTGGCGGTACGCGGTAATCACGACTCTCCTGCTCTTATGGAGGAGTTGCAGGATGCAGGCATAGAGGTCTTGACCAATCGTCACAAAGCCGTCAGACATGATGATCAGGCGATTTGGATTCTCGGCGTTGACGATCCGCACTATGACCGCGCCGATGATTTGGCGGCCGCCGCTTCAGGCGTTCCGGCAGACGGATTCAAGATTCTGCTCGCGCACACGGCCGAGCTGTTTAGAGAGGCAGCCGCATCGGGCGTCGATCTCTATCTGTGCGGTCACACGCACGGCGGCCAGATTTGCCTGCGCAACGGCCGACCGATCATCACCAACGTCCGCACGCCGCGCGCCTGGTCGTACGGCTTTTGGCATTATCGCAATATGACAGGCTATACCAGCAGCGGTGTCGGCTGCAGCTCAGTTCCGGTTCGATTCAATTGCCCGCCGGAAATTGTCCTCATAACACTCAGGAGAAAAATGAGCGAATGAAACGCATTAATCAGCCGACCATCGCCGAGTGGGAAAACATCGTTCGTCCGACCCAGGTTGAAGTCAACTTGACGCGGTTGCGGCAAAACTTGGCGGCCATTCGCGCCAAAACCGCGCCGGCGCGCATCATGGCCATCCTCAAAGCCAATGCCTACGGCCACGGGTTGGTAAGGGTTGCTCAATTGATGCAGGAAGAGCGCGTCGATTATATCGGCGTTGCGGTATTGGAGGAAGGCCTGCTGCTGCGCGAGGCGGGCATCCGGCTGCCCATCTTGGTCTTGGGAGGCGTGTTGGGCAATCAGATTCCCTACTTTATTCGTCACGATTTGACCATCACGGCTTCCAGCATCGACAAGCTGCGGGCGATCGAGGAAGCTGCAAAAGCCATGGGACGCACGACCAAGGTGCATCTCAAAATCGATACGGGAATGGAGCGGATCGGCGTCCATTACTATAACGCCGAGGGATTCATTCGTGCCTCTCTGGAATGCCGTCATGTTATGGTGGAAGGCATTTACACGCACTTTGCCAACGCCGATACAGCGGACTTGTCGCATGCACGGCTGCAGCTGCAGCGTTTTCTCGACGTGTTGGAAATCTATGACCGGCTGGGTGTGCCGCGCCCCACGGCGCACGCGGCCAATTCCGGCGCCATCCTGCAGCTCCCCGAGGCCTATCTGGACATGGTACGGCCCGGCATTCTGCTCTACGGCGTCTACCCTTCCCGCACTGCAGCGCGCACCGTACCGGTCAAGCCGGCATTGACTTGGAAATCGCGGGTGGTCTATTTTAAGGTCATTCAACCCGGCCATCCGGTCGGCTACGGCTCCACATGGCAGACGGATCATCCGGTGCGCGCAGTCACGGTGCCGGTAGGCTATGGAGACGGCTATTTCCGCAGCATGTCGCACAAGGCGCAGGTTATTCTGCACGGCAAACGCTATCCGGTCGTCGGCGTGATCTCCATGGATCAGATTGTCGTGAATATCGAAAACGACAGCGCCTACAACGACGATGAGGTCATCTTGATCGGCGAGAGCGACGGGGTTTCAATTACCGTCGAAGAATTGGCCGACTGGGCGGGGACCATCCCCTACGAAATTCTGACCAACATCAATACCCGCGTGCCTCGACTCTATCGCGGGGAAGAGGTGCCGAATCTGCGGTAGAATTCGGACAGATTAAGTACCGGAATACCGTTGTTTCGCGCTTTTTCCTGCTGATCTTGATTGTTGTAGCCCCATCCCGCCAAATAGAGATTGATTCCCAACGGCTTGATTTTGAGCAATGTGTCGACTTGATCATCGACAAAGTGAAAGGCGCATGCGTCACAGGCGCGTTCGTCGAGCAATCGCTTGATGATCTCCCCTTTGGGAGCGGCAGAGGTGTCGAATATGTTTTCCTCCGGCAGAACGATCCGA
This genomic interval carries:
- the dnaG gene encoding DNA primase, with amino-acid sequence MSRYSQEIIDRVRAANDILEVISGYLNLRRKGQNYFGLCPFHHEKTPSFSVNEEMQIFHCFGCGAGGNVFTFIMRIEGLTFIEAVRYLARRAGIALPEDQEDLQDVRIKEALYFANRMAAEYYAQMLRSPQAEEARAYLAGRGISEDEYDLFGLGYAPNEWDGLLRRAAEKSIDADLLAKAGLAIKKENGGYYDRFRGRITFAIKDLTGQVVAFGARRLYEDGSPKYINSPETEIYQKRYILYGLYDSREAIRKADQVIIVEGYTDWMSLHRVGIRNIVATSGTALTEDHAAVLRRYTSNAVLFFDSDSAGAAASLRGADILLENGLEVKICSAPEGKDPDEFARRAGAEEVKRVTAAAVPLIDFKLKRFEALGRGASANRRAELTRELLASVAKMSDPIRRSFLVRDFAERLHVDEAFLWSELTKLQQQHRAAARAEKQEPVSEPAVRTRRQAAEIALLEVSLRHPEVISPIMKNLNLDDIADEEIRRIFERFKEEPVDPDQFRPQDYVTAVGDAYLAERLSGLLHADDPFPKFRQYARQCLINLHLELIDEKIRQIKELMKEETAEQKTELLDQLRYHLQEREKMRRGEHLIWPLIQESL
- a CDS encoding metallophosphoesterase family protein; the protein is MKKSQRILSRRLERHLKIIVEHLKAPAIILTPALKLTGLYERGFRNASRLRRCEFSLSFTALPPAFDGYRLLILSDLHIDTPLPLAEQIRSLTRDVPFDLALFLGDFRHKISGAHRSAAEKTKQLLADLSPRDGILAVRGNHDSPALMEELQDAGIEVLTNRHKAVRHDDQAIWILGVDDPHYDRADDLAAAASGVPADGFKILLAHTAELFREAAASGVDLYLCGHTHGGQICLRNGRPIITNVRTPRAWSYGFWHYRNMTGYTSSGVGCSSVPVRFNCPPEIVLITLRRKMSE
- the alr gene encoding alanine racemase — translated: MKRINQPTIAEWENIVRPTQVEVNLTRLRQNLAAIRAKTAPARIMAILKANAYGHGLVRVAQLMQEERVDYIGVAVLEEGLLLREAGIRLPILVLGGVLGNQIPYFIRHDLTITASSIDKLRAIEEAAKAMGRTTKVHLKIDTGMERIGVHYYNAEGFIRASLECRHVMVEGIYTHFANADTADLSHARLQLQRFLDVLEIYDRLGVPRPTAHAANSGAILQLPEAYLDMVRPGILLYGVYPSRTAARTVPVKPALTWKSRVVYFKVIQPGHPVGYGSTWQTDHPVRAVTVPVGYGDGYFRSMSHKAQVILHGKRYPVVGVISMDQIVVNIENDSAYNDDEVILIGESDGVSITVEELADWAGTIPYEILTNINTRVPRLYRGEEVPNLR